From Solanum lycopersicum chromosome 8, SLM_r2.1, the proteins below share one genomic window:
- the LOC101255909 gene encoding 4-coumarate--CoA ligase-like 6, giving the protein MVTFLKTQLSSHVIEGEESGNGEVEKNPSKTHSFPFWYCAETGIYSSKYPSIKLPEDPLLDVVSFIFSHKNGGVSALVDSASGISISYSELYPLVKSMASGLQQRGVSQGDVVLILLPNSIYFPVILLGVLALGAIATTMNPFSNLLEIKKQALDCSVTLAFTSSDKVDQLSTLDIPVIGVPEILVSGSNCSESSVFYELISCDPNWDSRPKISQQDTAAILYSSGTTGVGKGVILTHGNFIAMVETFVRFEASQYEYSSSENVYLDVTPMFHVYGLSLFVMGLLSLGTTIVVMSKFDADEMVKAIERYNVTHFPLVPPLLMALTRRAKDGASSSMKSLKQVSCGAAPVNPKSIEDFVHTLPDVDFIQGYGMTESTATGTRGYNTEKLHNYSSVGLLAPNMQAKVVDWITGSTLAPNCMGELWLCGPGVMKGYLNNLEATKSTIDDNGYLHTGDIAYFDEEGYLYVIDRLKETIKYKGFQIAPADLESVLVSHPDIIDAAVTGARDEEAGEIPVAFVVKRDGCAVSQTDVIDFVSKQVAPFKRIRKVYFRASIPRSAAGKILRKELRNILTSKL; this is encoded by the exons ATGGTAACATTCTTGAAAACCCAATTGAGCTCCCATGTCATAGAGGGTGAAGAAAGTGGGAATGGTGAAGTTGAGAAAAACCCTTCTAAAACCCATTCATTTCCCTTTTGGTACTGTGCTGAAACAGGTATATACAGCAGTAAGTACCCTTCCATAAAATTGCCAGAAGACCCTTTGCTTGATGTTGTTTCCTTCATTTTTTCTCACAAAAATGGTGGGGTTTCTGCTCTTGTGGACTCAGCTTCTGGCATTTCAATTTCCTATTCAGAGCTTTACCCCTTGGTTAAGTCTATGGCTAGTGGTCTTCAACAAAGGGGTGTTTCACAAGGTGATGTTGTTTTGATTCTACTCCCTAATTCCATTTATTTCCCTGTTATTTTGTTGGGTGTTTTGGCTCTTGGTGCAATTGCAACTACTATGAATCCCTTTAGCAATTTGTTAGAGATAAAGAAGCAAGCCCTTGATTGTTCTGTAACTTTGGCATTCACTTCTAGTGATAAAGTTGACCAATTGTCTACATTAGATATTCCAGTTATAGGGGTGCCAGAAATTTTGGTTTCTGGTTCGAATTGTAGTGAAAGTTCTGTTTTTTATGAGCTGATTTCCTGTGATCCTAATTGGGATTCAAGACCTAAAATAAGTCAGCAAGATACAGCGGCAATTCTGTACTCGTCTGGTACTACTGGTGTGGGAAAAGGCGTTATCTTGACTCATGGGAACTTTATAGCCATGGTGGAAACTTTTGTGAGGTTTGAAGCTTCACAATATGAATATTCGAGTTCTGAGAATGTGTATTTGGATGTTACACCAATGTTTCATGTGTATGGGCTTTCTCTCTTTGTGATGGGGTTGTTGTCGTTGGGAACTACCATTGTTGTGATGAGCAAATTTGACGCTGATGAGATGGTGAAAGCTATTGAGAGATACAATGTCACTCATTTTCCCCTAGTCCCACCATTACTAATGGCATTGACTAGAAGAGCAAAGGATGGTGCTTCGAGCAGTATGAAGAGCTTGAAACAGGTTTCATGTGGTGCAGCACCAGTAAACCCAAAATCCATTGAAGACTTCGTTCACACTCTCCCGGATGTTGATTTCATTCAG GGATATGGCATGACTGAGTCAACTGCTACTGGAACACGTGGTTACAATACTGAAAAGCTGCATAATTATTCTTCAGTAGGGCTTCTAGCTCCAAACATGCAAGCTAAAGTAGTGGATTGGATCACCGGTTCAACCTTAGCTCCCAACTGCATGGGTGAGCTCTGGCTTTGTGGACCTGGTGTAATGAAAG GATACTTAAATAACTTAGAGGCTACTAAGTCTACCATTGATGACAATGGTTATCTCCATACTGGTGATATTGCGTATTTTGATGAAGAAGGATATCTTTATGTCATTGACCGTCTGAAAGAGACTATCAAATACAAGGGATTTCAG ATAGCTCCCGCTGATTTAGAATCTGTATTGGTCTCACATCCAGATATCATTGATGCTGCAGTAACAGG AGCCCGAGATGAGGAAGCTGGAGAAATTCCAGTAGCATTTGTCGTTAAGAGAGACGGGTGTGCAGTTTCCCAAACAGATGTAATAGACTTTGTTTCTAAGCAG GTTGCACCATTCAAGAGGATTAGAAAAGTTTACTTCAGAGCTTCCATACCCAGGTCTGCAGCTGGGAAGATACTTAGAAAGGAGTTAAGGAACATATTAACTTCCAAATTATAG